The following is a genomic window from Patescibacteria group bacterium.
AAATAACTATTTTGCCAGTTGAGCACGATGGAACATTGAACACAAATATTGTTCAAAAAGAAATTAAAGAAAATACAATCTTAATTTCAATCATGTATGCCAACAATGAAATTGGAACGGTCCAACCAATCAAAGAGATAGGTAAACTAATAGAAGAAATCAATCAAAAAAGAAAAAATAAAATCTATTTTCATACTGATGCAACACAAGCATCTGGATATCTAAATTGCGATACAAAAGTTTTAAAAACTGACCTTTTATCTCTTTCTGGACACAAAATCTATGGACCAAAAGGAATTGGAATTTTATTTATTAAAAAAGGTACAAAAATAAAACCAATTCAATTTGGCGGTCATCAAGAATTTAATCTTCGAGCTGGAACATTAAATACTCCTGGTATTGTCGGAATTGGAAAAGCATTAGAACTTGTTAAAAAAAATAGGGAAGTGAACAACAAAAGAGTTCAGCACTTACGAGACAGTTTAATTGAAAAAATATTAAAAGAGATACCAGGCTCTCATTTAAATGGCTCCCAAACAAAAAGATTACCTAACAATGCCAATATCAGTTTTGACAAAGTTGAAGGTGAAAGTATTATGTTAAATTTAGATTTTGAAAGTATTGAAGTATCAACAGGTTCAGCTTGTGCTTCTGGCTCTTTAAGTCCTTCTTATGTCTTATTAGCACTAGGCTTATCACATCTTCAGGCTCATAGCAGTATTCGCTTTAGTTTTGGCAAAGAAAATACTATGGAAGAAATAAACAAAACAGTGGAAGCGCTAAAAAAGATTATCGAAAGATTAAGAAAAATTTCGCCAATCAAATAGTAAACTAAATTTAAAGTTAACAATTTAACAATTAAGCAATCAACAATTTTATGTATACCGAAAAAGTAATCGAACATTTCAAAAATCCACACAATATGGGCGCGATAGAAAATCCTGATGGTCTTGGCCAAGTTGGCAATCCTGTCTGTGGGGATATGATGAAGCTTTACATAAAAGTAAAAGATAATAAAATAGAAGATATAAAGTTCCAAACCTTAGGTTGCGCTGCAGCAATTGCCACATCTTCAATGATCACAGATTTAGCAAAAGGCAAAACATTAGAACAAGCAGAAAAAATATCAAGAGGCGATGTTTCAGATGCTTTAGGAAAATTACCTCCAATCAAGGAGCATTGTTCAAATCTAGCTGCAGATGCCTTGCATAATGCAATTGAAGATTATAAAAAACGAAATAAATAGTACGTAGTTTCAGCGTCTTTCGCGTTAGATTCTGCATAATTCTGCGCATTTTTATGTCCAAAACAAACAAAAAAAATATATTATCTCGGTTTTTCTATTTTAAAATTAATAAGAGCGCATTTTGCATTCTTACTTTGTTTTTTTTAATAATCTTAGGTTTTGTTTTTGCTATAGCTTACCAAGATCTTTATCAAATTTATGAAGTATACACAATTAGAAATAACAATAGCACTGAGCTAGTTCAACCAAATGAAAAAATTAGAATAAAATACAACATCCCAATTTCGGAGAGAAAAGCTCAATCTTCATTTTCAATTTATCCTCAAACAAAAGGAAAAGTTACATGGGAAAGAAATTATCTTTTTGGCTATTCAAAAGTTTTAGTTTTCTCACCAGAAACATTTTTTGATGAAAATCAAAATTATACAGTAAAAATAGGCAATATAGAAAGTATTTTTGGTACCAAAATTGCAGACCGAACCTATACTTTTTCTACAGTCAAACCATTCAAAATTATCGAAACTTATCCTAAAAATGATGAAAAAGATATTAATGTGAATCCAGAATTAAAAGTAGTAACAGATGGAATCGGAGATTATTTTAATTTCAATTTTAAATTAGAACCAGCAACAGAGCTAAAGGTAAGAGAAAAGATAGAAGAAAATAATCAAACCGTTTTTATATTAGATCCAGTAACTCAATTAGGGCAGGGGATCAATTATACATTTACAGTCAAACAAACATATACGCCTAACAAAAAGGCAATTGACACAAAAACATTTCATTTTTCAACATTACCTCCAGTTGAAATTACAAAAGTATTGCCTGAAAATAATGACCAAAATGTTCATGTTAAAAGAAAAGTATCGCTTGTATTCAATAAGCCAGTAGATCAACAACAAGTAGTTAGTAATTTTTCGTTAACTCCTGAAACAAAAGGAAACATTGAATGGAAAGATAATACCATGACCTTTACTCCAGAAGACAAATTTGCCAAAAATACTGAATATAAAATCAAAGTAATTGGAGGAATAAAAAGCACTCAAGACGCATCATTTTTAGAAGGAGATAAGGAATATATCTTTAAAACTAGAGATACGGATCAATATCCGCCACAACCAACTTGGGAACCAAAATACAAAGAAGGCAAATATATCCAAGTAAGCCTAGAAAATCAAACTCTATATGCCTATGATGAAGGGGAATTAATTGATTCATTCTTGATTTCTTCTGGTATTTCAGCCTTTCCGACACCAACAGGGGATTTCAAAATATTTAGCAAAGTTTTATCTGCTAGAATGTCGCATACTTATGGTCCAGGCAATCCAAACAATTACGATTTACCAGGAGTACCATTTGTATTAGCTTTCAATGGACCTTATACTATTCATGGAACATATTGGCATAGTAATTTTGGCCATCCAATGAGCCATGGCTGTGTCAATATGTACACACCTGATGCAGAATGGGTCTATAATTGGGCGCCAATTAGTACGCCAGTTGTTATAGAGTAGGGAATTAATAAAA
Proteins encoded in this region:
- a CDS encoding cysteine desulfurase family protein, with the protein product MIYLDHAATTPLDPEVLEAMLPYFNKFFANTGSIHSAGQEALAGIDKARQQVAQFLNCETNEVIFTSGATESNNLAITGIVDATEIKKPHIITSCIEHPAVLEVVKNLKNRGVEITILPVEHDGTLNTNIVQKEIKENTILISIMYANNEIGTVQPIKEIGKLIEEINQKRKNKIYFHTDATQASGYLNCDTKVLKTDLLSLSGHKIYGPKGIGILFIKKGTKIKPIQFGGHQEFNLRAGTLNTPGIVGIGKALELVKKNREVNNKRVQHLRDSLIEKILKEIPGSHLNGSQTKRLPNNANISFDKVEGESIMLNLDFESIEVSTGSACASGSLSPSYVLLALGLSHLQAHSSIRFSFGKENTMEEINKTVEALKKIIERLRKISPIK
- the nifU gene encoding Fe-S cluster assembly scaffold protein NifU, with amino-acid sequence MYTEKVIEHFKNPHNMGAIENPDGLGQVGNPVCGDMMKLYIKVKDNKIEDIKFQTLGCAAAIATSSMITDLAKGKTLEQAEKISRGDVSDALGKLPPIKEHCSNLAADALHNAIEDYKKRNK
- a CDS encoding L,D-transpeptidase family protein, yielding MSKTNKKNILSRFFYFKINKSAFCILTLFFLIILGFVFAIAYQDLYQIYEVYTIRNNNSTELVQPNEKIRIKYNIPISERKAQSSFSIYPQTKGKVTWERNYLFGYSKVLVFSPETFFDENQNYTVKIGNIESIFGTKIADRTYTFSTVKPFKIIETYPKNDEKDINVNPELKVVTDGIGDYFNFNFKLEPATELKVREKIEENNQTVFILDPVTQLGQGINYTFTVKQTYTPNKKAIDTKTFHFSTLPPVEITKVLPENNDQNVHVKRKVSLVFNKPVDQQQVVSNFSLTPETKGNIEWKDNTMTFTPEDKFAKNTEYKIKVIGGIKSTQDASFLEGDKEYIFKTRDTDQYPPQPTWEPKYKEGKYIQVSLENQTLYAYDEGELIDSFLISSGISAFPTPTGDFKIFSKVLSARMSHTYGPGNPNNYDLPGVPFVLAFNGPYTIHGTYWHSNFGHPMSHGCVNMYTPDAEWVYNWAPISTPVVIE